In Cuculus canorus isolate bCucCan1 chromosome 27, bCucCan1.pri, whole genome shotgun sequence, the following proteins share a genomic window:
- the LOC128849285 gene encoding fas-binding factor 1 homolog isoform X1 has protein sequence MAAKLKRDFGGSLDAILDDLLGSDDEAPAKPTRASQLGGRAQSTSVQASKKSFLKDDFISKLPAEDTGAAEGSSASDADAQAVLQTLKDIEEMEADLLGISKPSSGPRKTSVKGAGKHDSLGGAGKPPTHEKEPPQTPLHTATPVRRRRREFTFEEDGDDLLNMLGLDSGLKGDGQQGKKAEEEELRPARSKLDELLGRGSMAKVLEQSVMGDRKEFQLDKKCQKQPEKEEGCKEEDFVFGAYQPSVASTVKHRPARRPSVRRFSAENSSEPKPEPRSKPPPASRSPVQGSRTGGDWLGLKDKDFLDSEPPSPAKASPAASDPSPTSPLPAAEQAATKPSPVEEESWLTAALSRKKAQAEAKARAQERSAEPSEAQGKELDPHSPIRQMAASAGAPQQAAASQEKVATADGSGQPIPWLSTPKAAPAHPSEAANKVPSRDASALVPTALILGEQETPSSQVGTPRAHLQAVPQQQAVSSALGSLQERRLRFPAPQLYEDASGCQAALLSTQARVAELESQVRTLKLEQAQHRLLLESLQQRHREDLELLESAHRSRVKVMEETYGQREERLRQEKEQLVAQLLSQSRDAEQARAELVAQHQQRLATLEQQSALELERLRELQRVSVQEMRKDHEEQLQRLKQLKDQEIDTVTSAASHARSLNGVTEQMEKFSSDLHNLLHKVEAMHHSTSQELALGAQHRDQQLKVLQDWMSQQQRDMEEERSRLQEVIARMESRLGEQTRLLEQERWRATAEQSKVESLQHSLEEQWRIMTQQLSMERAELERAKSALLEEQKSGMQKCSEERRKLAAEWAEFRTQQQLSRQWMERETERTLQMHSQREGTILSLAKEQADLKIWSRELKAKEEQLARDRELLDEAWRELRLEKEKVNRSALRIQQQEEKIKSMTNLSSQKYDQGERALREACRMESEQQGRLQVMQQHLKQQEQHLHEDQLSMAYQRQQLQKLCEDLPSNPAMLPTAEQDLSAPVKGLSTLSAAPYSRGVLPDFPPPLGTLPRHNLGRSRETLAVAGSMEFYITLLKYSALQDHRFLEEEDLFLESLRNAPHRTAPRSG, from the exons ATG GCTGCAAAACTCAAGAGAGATTTTGGCG gctctttggATGCCATCCTTGATGACCTCCTGGGATCTGACG atgAAGCCCCTGCTAAACCCACCAGAGCTTCCCAGCTGGGTGGAAGGGCCCAGAGCACTAGCGTGCAGGCCAGCAAGAA GTCCTTTCTAAAGGATGATTTCATCAGCAAACTCCCTGCAGAGGACACCGGAGCTGCAGAG GGATCCAGTGCCTCCGACGCGGACgcacaggctgtgctgcagaccCTGAAG GATATAGAGGAGATGGAAGCCGATCTCTTGGGAATATCGAAACCCAGTTCTGGGCCACGGAAGACAAGCGTGAAAGGTGCTGGGAAGCACGACTCCTTGGGAGGAGCTGGGAAACCACCAACTCATGAGAAAG AGCCACCCCAGACACCCCTGCACACCGCGACCCCTGTCCGGAGGAGGAGGCGGGAGTTCACGTTTGAAGAGGATGGTGACGACCTGCTGAATATGCTGGGGCTTGACAGTGGCCTGAAGGGAGATgggcagcagggaaagaaggCGGAAGA AGAGGAGCTGCGGCCAGCCCGCTCCAAGCTGGACGAGTTGCTGGGACGAGGCTCCATGGCCAAAGTCCTGGAACAGTCAGTCATGGGAGACCGTAAAGAGTTCCAACTGGATAAGAAGTGCCAAAAGCAGCCAG agaaggaagagggttGTAAGGAGGAGGATTTTGTCTTTGGAGCTTACCAGCCCTCAGTGGCCTCGACAGTGAAGCACCGGCCGGCGAGGAGGCCGTCTGTAAG gaggttttcagctgagaacAGCAGCGAACCAAAACCAGAGCCACgctccaaaccccctcctgcAAGCAGGAGCCCTGTGCAGGGCAGCAGGACTGGAGGCGACTGGCTGGGTTTGAAAGACAAGGATTTTCTGGATTCGGAGCCTCCGTCTCCAGCGAAGGCCAGTCCTGCAGCGAGCgaccccagccccaccagcccgctcccagctgcagagcaaGCAGCAACCAAACCCAGCCcagtggaggaggagagctgGCTGACGGCTGCCTTGTCTCGCAAGAAAGCCCAGGCAGAGGCAAAGGCACGGGCCCAGGAGAGAAGTGCCGAGCCCTCGGAGGCCCAAGGCAAAGAGCTGGATCCACACTCTCCCATCAG GCAGATGGCCGCCTCCGCAGGAGCCCcgcagcaggcagctgcctcgCAGGAGAAGGTAGCGACTGCAGACGGCTCCGG GCAGCCAATCCCCTGgctcagcaccccaaaagcagccCCAGCTCACCCGTCAGAGGCTGCAAACAAGGTTCCCTCCAGAGACGCCAGTGCACTCG TCCCCACAGCCCTGATCCTAGGAGAGCAGGAGACGCCGAGCTCTCAG GTGGGCACCCCTCGGGCACATCTCCAGGCTGTCCCGCAGCAGCAG GCAGTGTCCTCAGCCCTGGGCTCGCTACAGGAAAGGCGGCTGAGGTTTCCCGCACCCCAGCTCTATGAGGATGCATCCGGCTGTCaggcagcactgctcagcacccAGGCCCgtgtggcagagctggaaagccAG GTCCGGACACTGAAGCTGGAGCAGGCGCAGCACAGACTGTTGCTGGAGAGTCTCCAGCAGCGGCACCGCGAGGACCTAGAACTCCTCGAGAGTGCCCACAG GAGCCGGGTGAAGGTGATGGAGGAGACCTACGGGCAGCGGGAGGAGCGGCTGcggcaggagaaggagcagctggTGGCTCAGCTGCTATCGCAGAGCCGGGATGCAGAGCAGGCACGAGCGGAACTAGTGGCACAGCACCAGCAACGCCTCGCCACGCTGGAGCAGCAGAGCGCACTGGAGCTGGAGCGGCTGCGGGAACTGCAGAG GGTTTCTGTCCAAGAGATGCGCAAAGACCATGAAGAGCAGCTCCAGCGgctgaagcagctgaaagatCAGGAGATCGACACAGTGACTAGTGCTGCTTCGCACGCCAG GTCTCTGAATGGCGTCACTGAGCAGATGGAGAAGTTCTCCAGTGACCTGCACAACCTTTTGCACAAGGTGGAGGCCATGCACCACAGTACCTCCCAGGAGCTGGCCCTGGGGGCACAACATCGCGACCAGCAGCTCAAGG TGCTCCAGGACTGGAtgtcacagcagcagagggacaTGGAGGAGGAGCGGAGCCGGCTGCAGGAGGTGATTGCCAGAATGGAGAGCAGGCTGGGCGAGCAGACTCGGCTGCTGGAACAG GAGCGATGGAGGGCAACAGCAGAGCAATCCAAAGTGGAATCACTGCAGCACTCGCTGGAGGAGCAGTGGCGAATCATGACCCAGCAGCTCTCCATGGAAcgagcagagctggagagggcAAAG AGTGCTTTGCTGGAGGAGCAAAAGTCAGGGATGCAGAAGTGCTCGGAGGAACGACGGAAGCTGGCAGCGGAGTGGGCCGAGTTTCgcacccagcagcagctgagcaggcAGTGGATGGAGCGTGAAACGGAGCGCACCTTGCAGATGCACTCCCAGAGAGAGGGCACCATCCTGAGCCTGGCCAAG GAGCAGGCAGACCTGAAGATCTGGAGCCGTGAGCTGAAAGCCAAGGAGGAGCAGCTGGCAAGGGACAGGGAGCTGCTGGATGAGGCCTGGCGGGagctgaggctggagaaggagaaggtgaacAGGTCTGCACTGcgcatccagcagcaggaagagaagattAAAAGCATGACCAAC ctctCATCCCAGAAGTATGACCAAGGGGAGAGAGCCTTGCGGGAAGCGTGCAGGATGGAGTcggagcagcagggcaggctgcaGGTCATGCAGCAGCACTtgaagcagcaggaacagcatcTGCATGAG gaccAGCTGAGCATGGCTTACCAGAGGCAACAGCTCCAAAAGCTATGTGAGGATCTGCCCAGCAACCCTGCGATGCTGCCTACCGCAGAGCAGGACCTCAGTGCCCCTGTGAAAGGCCTCTCCACACTGT CAGCGGCACCGTACAGCAGGGGGGTTCTTCCAGACTTTCCGCCTCCTCTCGGGACGCTCCCTCGGCACAACctggggaggagcagggaaacCCTGGCCGTGGCTGGCTCCATGGAGTTCTACATCACCCTGCTGAAGTACAGCGCCCTGCAG GACCACCGCTTCCTCGAGGAAGAGGATCTCTTCCTGGAGAGCCTGAGGAATGCACCTCACCGCACTGCCCCGCGCTCAGGCTGA
- the LOC128849285 gene encoding fas-binding factor 1 homolog isoform X4: MAAKLKRDFGGSLDAILDDLLGSDDEAPAKPTRASQLGGRAQSTSVQASKKSFLKDDFISKLPAEDTGAAEGSSASDADAQAVLQTLKDIEEMEADLLGISKPSSGPRKTSVKGAGKHDSLGGAGKPPTHEKEPPQTPLHTATPVRRRRREFTFEEDGDDLLNMLGLDSGLKGDGQQGKKAEEEELRPARSKLDELLGRGSMAKVLEQSVMGDRKEFQLDKKCQKQPEKEEGCKEEDFVFGAYQPSVASTVKHRPARRPSVRRFSAENSSEPKPEPRSKPPPASRSPVQGSRTGGDWLGLKDKDFLDSEPPSPAKASPAASDPSPTSPLPAAEQAATKPSPVEEESWLTAALSRKKAQAEAKARAQERSAEPSEAQGKELDPHSPIRQMAASAGAPQQAAASQEKVATADGSGQPIPWLSTPKAAPAHPSEAANKVPSRDASALVPTALILGEQETPSSQVRTLKLEQAQHRLLLESLQQRHREDLELLESAHRSRVKVMEETYGQREERLRQEKEQLVAQLLSQSRDAEQARAELVAQHQQRLATLEQQSALELERLRELQRVSVQEMRKDHEEQLQRLKQLKDQEIDTVTSAASHARSLNGVTEQMEKFSSDLHNLLHKVEAMHHSTSQELALGAQHRDQQLKVLQDWMSQQQRDMEEERSRLQEVIARMESRLGEQTRLLEQERWRATAEQSKVESLQHSLEEQWRIMTQQLSMERAELERAKSALLEEQKSGMQKCSEERRKLAAEWAEFRTQQQLSRQWMERETERTLQMHSQREGTILSLAKEQADLKIWSRELKAKEEQLARDRELLDEAWRELRLEKEKVNRSALRIQQQEEKIKSMTNLSSQKYDQGERALREACRMESEQQGRLQVMQQHLKQQEQHLHEDQLSMAYQRQQLQKLCEDLPSNPAMLPTAEQDLSAPVKGLSTLSAAPYSRGVLPDFPPPLGTLPRHNLGRSRETLAVAGSMEFYITLLKYSALQDHRFLEEEDLFLESLRNAPHRTAPRSG, encoded by the exons ATG GCTGCAAAACTCAAGAGAGATTTTGGCG gctctttggATGCCATCCTTGATGACCTCCTGGGATCTGACG atgAAGCCCCTGCTAAACCCACCAGAGCTTCCCAGCTGGGTGGAAGGGCCCAGAGCACTAGCGTGCAGGCCAGCAAGAA GTCCTTTCTAAAGGATGATTTCATCAGCAAACTCCCTGCAGAGGACACCGGAGCTGCAGAG GGATCCAGTGCCTCCGACGCGGACgcacaggctgtgctgcagaccCTGAAG GATATAGAGGAGATGGAAGCCGATCTCTTGGGAATATCGAAACCCAGTTCTGGGCCACGGAAGACAAGCGTGAAAGGTGCTGGGAAGCACGACTCCTTGGGAGGAGCTGGGAAACCACCAACTCATGAGAAAG AGCCACCCCAGACACCCCTGCACACCGCGACCCCTGTCCGGAGGAGGAGGCGGGAGTTCACGTTTGAAGAGGATGGTGACGACCTGCTGAATATGCTGGGGCTTGACAGTGGCCTGAAGGGAGATgggcagcagggaaagaaggCGGAAGA AGAGGAGCTGCGGCCAGCCCGCTCCAAGCTGGACGAGTTGCTGGGACGAGGCTCCATGGCCAAAGTCCTGGAACAGTCAGTCATGGGAGACCGTAAAGAGTTCCAACTGGATAAGAAGTGCCAAAAGCAGCCAG agaaggaagagggttGTAAGGAGGAGGATTTTGTCTTTGGAGCTTACCAGCCCTCAGTGGCCTCGACAGTGAAGCACCGGCCGGCGAGGAGGCCGTCTGTAAG gaggttttcagctgagaacAGCAGCGAACCAAAACCAGAGCCACgctccaaaccccctcctgcAAGCAGGAGCCCTGTGCAGGGCAGCAGGACTGGAGGCGACTGGCTGGGTTTGAAAGACAAGGATTTTCTGGATTCGGAGCCTCCGTCTCCAGCGAAGGCCAGTCCTGCAGCGAGCgaccccagccccaccagcccgctcccagctgcagagcaaGCAGCAACCAAACCCAGCCcagtggaggaggagagctgGCTGACGGCTGCCTTGTCTCGCAAGAAAGCCCAGGCAGAGGCAAAGGCACGGGCCCAGGAGAGAAGTGCCGAGCCCTCGGAGGCCCAAGGCAAAGAGCTGGATCCACACTCTCCCATCAG GCAGATGGCCGCCTCCGCAGGAGCCCcgcagcaggcagctgcctcgCAGGAGAAGGTAGCGACTGCAGACGGCTCCGG GCAGCCAATCCCCTGgctcagcaccccaaaagcagccCCAGCTCACCCGTCAGAGGCTGCAAACAAGGTTCCCTCCAGAGACGCCAGTGCACTCG TCCCCACAGCCCTGATCCTAGGAGAGCAGGAGACGCCGAGCTCTCAG GTCCGGACACTGAAGCTGGAGCAGGCGCAGCACAGACTGTTGCTGGAGAGTCTCCAGCAGCGGCACCGCGAGGACCTAGAACTCCTCGAGAGTGCCCACAG GAGCCGGGTGAAGGTGATGGAGGAGACCTACGGGCAGCGGGAGGAGCGGCTGcggcaggagaaggagcagctggTGGCTCAGCTGCTATCGCAGAGCCGGGATGCAGAGCAGGCACGAGCGGAACTAGTGGCACAGCACCAGCAACGCCTCGCCACGCTGGAGCAGCAGAGCGCACTGGAGCTGGAGCGGCTGCGGGAACTGCAGAG GGTTTCTGTCCAAGAGATGCGCAAAGACCATGAAGAGCAGCTCCAGCGgctgaagcagctgaaagatCAGGAGATCGACACAGTGACTAGTGCTGCTTCGCACGCCAG GTCTCTGAATGGCGTCACTGAGCAGATGGAGAAGTTCTCCAGTGACCTGCACAACCTTTTGCACAAGGTGGAGGCCATGCACCACAGTACCTCCCAGGAGCTGGCCCTGGGGGCACAACATCGCGACCAGCAGCTCAAGG TGCTCCAGGACTGGAtgtcacagcagcagagggacaTGGAGGAGGAGCGGAGCCGGCTGCAGGAGGTGATTGCCAGAATGGAGAGCAGGCTGGGCGAGCAGACTCGGCTGCTGGAACAG GAGCGATGGAGGGCAACAGCAGAGCAATCCAAAGTGGAATCACTGCAGCACTCGCTGGAGGAGCAGTGGCGAATCATGACCCAGCAGCTCTCCATGGAAcgagcagagctggagagggcAAAG AGTGCTTTGCTGGAGGAGCAAAAGTCAGGGATGCAGAAGTGCTCGGAGGAACGACGGAAGCTGGCAGCGGAGTGGGCCGAGTTTCgcacccagcagcagctgagcaggcAGTGGATGGAGCGTGAAACGGAGCGCACCTTGCAGATGCACTCCCAGAGAGAGGGCACCATCCTGAGCCTGGCCAAG GAGCAGGCAGACCTGAAGATCTGGAGCCGTGAGCTGAAAGCCAAGGAGGAGCAGCTGGCAAGGGACAGGGAGCTGCTGGATGAGGCCTGGCGGGagctgaggctggagaaggagaaggtgaacAGGTCTGCACTGcgcatccagcagcaggaagagaagattAAAAGCATGACCAAC ctctCATCCCAGAAGTATGACCAAGGGGAGAGAGCCTTGCGGGAAGCGTGCAGGATGGAGTcggagcagcagggcaggctgcaGGTCATGCAGCAGCACTtgaagcagcaggaacagcatcTGCATGAG gaccAGCTGAGCATGGCTTACCAGAGGCAACAGCTCCAAAAGCTATGTGAGGATCTGCCCAGCAACCCTGCGATGCTGCCTACCGCAGAGCAGGACCTCAGTGCCCCTGTGAAAGGCCTCTCCACACTGT CAGCGGCACCGTACAGCAGGGGGGTTCTTCCAGACTTTCCGCCTCCTCTCGGGACGCTCCCTCGGCACAACctggggaggagcagggaaacCCTGGCCGTGGCTGGCTCCATGGAGTTCTACATCACCCTGCTGAAGTACAGCGCCCTGCAG GACCACCGCTTCCTCGAGGAAGAGGATCTCTTCCTGGAGAGCCTGAGGAATGCACCTCACCGCACTGCCCCGCGCTCAGGCTGA
- the LOC128849285 gene encoding fas-binding factor 1 homolog isoform X5, whose product MEADLLGISKPSSGPRKTSVKGAGKHDSLGGAGKPPTHEKEPPQTPLHTATPVRRRRREFTFEEDGDDLLNMLGLDSGLKGDGQQGKKAEEEELRPARSKLDELLGRGSMAKVLEQSVMGDRKEFQLDKKCQKQPEKEEGCKEEDFVFGAYQPSVASTVKHRPARRPSVRRFSAENSSEPKPEPRSKPPPASRSPVQGSRTGGDWLGLKDKDFLDSEPPSPAKASPAASDPSPTSPLPAAEQAATKPSPVEEESWLTAALSRKKAQAEAKARAQERSAEPSEAQGKELDPHSPIRQMAASAGAPQQAAASQEKVATADGSGQPIPWLSTPKAAPAHPSEAANKVPSRDASALVPTALILGEQETPSSQVGTPRAHLQAVPQQQAVSSALGSLQERRLRFPAPQLYEDASGCQAALLSTQARVAELESQVRTLKLEQAQHRLLLESLQQRHREDLELLESAHRSRVKVMEETYGQREERLRQEKEQLVAQLLSQSRDAEQARAELVAQHQQRLATLEQQSALELERLRELQRVSVQEMRKDHEEQLQRLKQLKDQEIDTVTSAASHARSLNGVTEQMEKFSSDLHNLLHKVEAMHHSTSQELALGAQHRDQQLKVLQDWMSQQQRDMEEERSRLQEVIARMESRLGEQTRLLEQERWRATAEQSKVESLQHSLEEQWRIMTQQLSMERAELERAKSALLEEQKSGMQKCSEERRKLAAEWAEFRTQQQLSRQWMERETERTLQMHSQREGTILSLAKEQADLKIWSRELKAKEEQLARDRELLDEAWRELRLEKEKVNRSALRIQQQEEKIKSMTNLSSQKYDQGERALREACRMESEQQGRLQVMQQHLKQQEQHLHEDQLSMAYQRQQLQKLCEDLPSNPAMLPTAEQDLSAPVKGLSTLSAAPYSRGVLPDFPPPLGTLPRHNLGRSRETLAVAGSMEFYITLLKYSALQDHRFLEEEDLFLESLRNAPHRTAPRSG is encoded by the exons ATGGAAGCCGATCTCTTGGGAATATCGAAACCCAGTTCTGGGCCACGGAAGACAAGCGTGAAAGGTGCTGGGAAGCACGACTCCTTGGGAGGAGCTGGGAAACCACCAACTCATGAGAAAG AGCCACCCCAGACACCCCTGCACACCGCGACCCCTGTCCGGAGGAGGAGGCGGGAGTTCACGTTTGAAGAGGATGGTGACGACCTGCTGAATATGCTGGGGCTTGACAGTGGCCTGAAGGGAGATgggcagcagggaaagaaggCGGAAGA AGAGGAGCTGCGGCCAGCCCGCTCCAAGCTGGACGAGTTGCTGGGACGAGGCTCCATGGCCAAAGTCCTGGAACAGTCAGTCATGGGAGACCGTAAAGAGTTCCAACTGGATAAGAAGTGCCAAAAGCAGCCAG agaaggaagagggttGTAAGGAGGAGGATTTTGTCTTTGGAGCTTACCAGCCCTCAGTGGCCTCGACAGTGAAGCACCGGCCGGCGAGGAGGCCGTCTGTAAG gaggttttcagctgagaacAGCAGCGAACCAAAACCAGAGCCACgctccaaaccccctcctgcAAGCAGGAGCCCTGTGCAGGGCAGCAGGACTGGAGGCGACTGGCTGGGTTTGAAAGACAAGGATTTTCTGGATTCGGAGCCTCCGTCTCCAGCGAAGGCCAGTCCTGCAGCGAGCgaccccagccccaccagcccgctcccagctgcagagcaaGCAGCAACCAAACCCAGCCcagtggaggaggagagctgGCTGACGGCTGCCTTGTCTCGCAAGAAAGCCCAGGCAGAGGCAAAGGCACGGGCCCAGGAGAGAAGTGCCGAGCCCTCGGAGGCCCAAGGCAAAGAGCTGGATCCACACTCTCCCATCAG GCAGATGGCCGCCTCCGCAGGAGCCCcgcagcaggcagctgcctcgCAGGAGAAGGTAGCGACTGCAGACGGCTCCGG GCAGCCAATCCCCTGgctcagcaccccaaaagcagccCCAGCTCACCCGTCAGAGGCTGCAAACAAGGTTCCCTCCAGAGACGCCAGTGCACTCG TCCCCACAGCCCTGATCCTAGGAGAGCAGGAGACGCCGAGCTCTCAG GTGGGCACCCCTCGGGCACATCTCCAGGCTGTCCCGCAGCAGCAG GCAGTGTCCTCAGCCCTGGGCTCGCTACAGGAAAGGCGGCTGAGGTTTCCCGCACCCCAGCTCTATGAGGATGCATCCGGCTGTCaggcagcactgctcagcacccAGGCCCgtgtggcagagctggaaagccAG GTCCGGACACTGAAGCTGGAGCAGGCGCAGCACAGACTGTTGCTGGAGAGTCTCCAGCAGCGGCACCGCGAGGACCTAGAACTCCTCGAGAGTGCCCACAG GAGCCGGGTGAAGGTGATGGAGGAGACCTACGGGCAGCGGGAGGAGCGGCTGcggcaggagaaggagcagctggTGGCTCAGCTGCTATCGCAGAGCCGGGATGCAGAGCAGGCACGAGCGGAACTAGTGGCACAGCACCAGCAACGCCTCGCCACGCTGGAGCAGCAGAGCGCACTGGAGCTGGAGCGGCTGCGGGAACTGCAGAG GGTTTCTGTCCAAGAGATGCGCAAAGACCATGAAGAGCAGCTCCAGCGgctgaagcagctgaaagatCAGGAGATCGACACAGTGACTAGTGCTGCTTCGCACGCCAG GTCTCTGAATGGCGTCACTGAGCAGATGGAGAAGTTCTCCAGTGACCTGCACAACCTTTTGCACAAGGTGGAGGCCATGCACCACAGTACCTCCCAGGAGCTGGCCCTGGGGGCACAACATCGCGACCAGCAGCTCAAGG TGCTCCAGGACTGGAtgtcacagcagcagagggacaTGGAGGAGGAGCGGAGCCGGCTGCAGGAGGTGATTGCCAGAATGGAGAGCAGGCTGGGCGAGCAGACTCGGCTGCTGGAACAG GAGCGATGGAGGGCAACAGCAGAGCAATCCAAAGTGGAATCACTGCAGCACTCGCTGGAGGAGCAGTGGCGAATCATGACCCAGCAGCTCTCCATGGAAcgagcagagctggagagggcAAAG AGTGCTTTGCTGGAGGAGCAAAAGTCAGGGATGCAGAAGTGCTCGGAGGAACGACGGAAGCTGGCAGCGGAGTGGGCCGAGTTTCgcacccagcagcagctgagcaggcAGTGGATGGAGCGTGAAACGGAGCGCACCTTGCAGATGCACTCCCAGAGAGAGGGCACCATCCTGAGCCTGGCCAAG GAGCAGGCAGACCTGAAGATCTGGAGCCGTGAGCTGAAAGCCAAGGAGGAGCAGCTGGCAAGGGACAGGGAGCTGCTGGATGAGGCCTGGCGGGagctgaggctggagaaggagaaggtgaacAGGTCTGCACTGcgcatccagcagcaggaagagaagattAAAAGCATGACCAAC ctctCATCCCAGAAGTATGACCAAGGGGAGAGAGCCTTGCGGGAAGCGTGCAGGATGGAGTcggagcagcagggcaggctgcaGGTCATGCAGCAGCACTtgaagcagcaggaacagcatcTGCATGAG gaccAGCTGAGCATGGCTTACCAGAGGCAACAGCTCCAAAAGCTATGTGAGGATCTGCCCAGCAACCCTGCGATGCTGCCTACCGCAGAGCAGGACCTCAGTGCCCCTGTGAAAGGCCTCTCCACACTGT CAGCGGCACCGTACAGCAGGGGGGTTCTTCCAGACTTTCCGCCTCCTCTCGGGACGCTCCCTCGGCACAACctggggaggagcagggaaacCCTGGCCGTGGCTGGCTCCATGGAGTTCTACATCACCCTGCTGAAGTACAGCGCCCTGCAG GACCACCGCTTCCTCGAGGAAGAGGATCTCTTCCTGGAGAGCCTGAGGAATGCACCTCACCGCACTGCCCCGCGCTCAGGCTGA